In the Bacillus amyloliquefaciens DSM 7 = ATCC 23350 genome, CGAAATATTTGCATAATTCTTCAACTCTTGTTTTTAGATAAGTTGCATGTGCCTCATACTTTTCTTTATTCAAATCTGATATTTTACATGCTAAATGGTCAATTGTATCTTCAATCCACTTTTTATAATCATAATAAAAGGATTCTAGAAGAATCTAACGATAGTTCTGTAATAGTCCATAGTTTTAAGAATTTATACATATGAACCAGCGGTGTTCTAAAGGAATCGTCCGCAATGAAGAAAACAGTATTATGACTCTCTCCTTTTACACCATGTTGTGTCGAAACTTTCGGGTCTTTCAAATAGTTTGACAGTGCCTTGAATTCGTTTAATGTAACTGCTAACACTCCAATATATTCATTAGATATATTATCTATATATTCCTCTTTTATAACTCTAGAGCCTCTTAATAAAGTTAAAAATTCATATATTGAGCTGTCTTTCTGATAAAAATCATATATTTGTTTTAATAGATTGTTTAAGTTAACTTTATCCTGATGACTAGTAATTGTACCAATTCTAGTATCAAATATTTTTTGATTCCTTTTAAGGGTTTGAATTATACTGCCAAGATTAAAATCCTCATAATAACTTAGAATTTTATCTACTATAAAAAGCAACTTTAAAAGAGGATCTTTATTTTCATTTGTATTATCAGATAAGACATCACTAGCATTTAGTTGGTTTACTTGTGAATATCTATCCAATCTATTAAATTGTCTGTAAAATTCTCCAGCGCCTATCGAATCAAACCTTTGTTGATTTAATAAAAATAACAATAAAGCATTCGGATAAATTAATTGTTCCCTTTTTATTCTTTTTTGAATGTTATCACACAATACTACTCTTGGTGGATGGTCTGGTTTATTAGCTCGGTTTTTATCGGATGAGATTTGTTTGAATTCCTTATCATTATATATATTATTTAATATAGAAACGATATCTGGTATTGACCGATGATTAGTATCTAATTTAATTTCATTATTTAGAGTTTTTAATTCTTTTTCAAATGACCCATCATAGTTTTTATATATTTGTTGCATTTTGTCGCCAAGAAAATAGAGTTTTGAGCTAGTATTTAGTCCTGCTTTATAAAACATTTTTAATACACTGGGAGCAGAGTCTTGGTACTCATCTATAAAAATCAATTGATACTTTTGAGTTAATCTCTTCTTGATTTTAGGAAACTTTTCGAATACCTTTTCTGCAAATATGAGCAAACTATCGTGAGACAAACCTCCTTTGTAAAGATGATTGTTTGAAGTTTCATTATAATAAATAGAACTTATATTAGTTTTTATCACTTCTAAGGTTAAACAACCAAACTTATCGATATACTTCTTGTTTCT is a window encoding:
- a CDS encoding UvrD-helicase domain-containing protein, with amino-acid sequence MAAKLVDNIFLINAPAGSGKTTKIKSMIVNHKIKHPLDNILCITYTKRAAEELKKGLDEEGIHISTIHSFLHKFLRIYFCKNEMIDLYMELFGDLIRGNIENKEEKEHVLARNKKYIDKFGCLTLEVIKTNISSIYYNETSNNHLYKGGLSHDSLLIFAEKVFEKFPKIKKRLTQKYQLIFIDEYQDSAPSVLKMFYKAGLNTSSKLYFLGDKMQQIYKNYDGSFEKELKTLNNEIKLDTNHRSIPDIVSILNNIYNDKEFKQISSDKNRANKPDHPPRVVLCDNIQKRIKREQLIYPNALLLFLLNQQRFDSIGAGEFYRQFNRLDRYSQVNQLNASDVLSDNTNENKDPLLKLLFIVDKILSYYEDFNLGSIIQTLKRNQKIFDTRIGTITSHQDKVNLNNLLKQIYDFYQKDSSIYEFLTLLRGSRVIKEEYIDNISNEYIGVLAVTLNEFKALSNYLKDPKVSTQHGVKGESHNTVFFIADDSFRTPLVHMYKFLKLWTITELSLDSSRILLL